One genomic window of Eleginops maclovinus isolate JMC-PN-2008 ecotype Puerto Natales chromosome 12, JC_Emac_rtc_rv5, whole genome shotgun sequence includes the following:
- the LOC134873871 gene encoding interleukin-25-like, translating into MEQLQLLRVFLLCLMALHQSVALPLNSQCVEESFCTYSLQDYYSQLVNLPSHINERSIATWSYVENIDLNRVPQVIHEASCHSSHSCRGLDSAFGLETIPVSLRMPVLRKNPSCFASASYSLEFELITIACICAISRHS; encoded by the exons ATGGAACAGCTCCAG ctgctgcGGGTCTTCCTGCTGTGCCTCATGGCCCTGCACCAGAGTGTGGCCCTTCCGCTGAACAGCCAGTGTGTGGAGGAGTCCTTCTGCACATACAGCCTGCAGGACTACTACAGCCAGCTGGTAAACCTGCCCAGCCACATCAATGAGCGCAGCATCGCCACCTGGAGCTACGT GGAGAACATCGACCTGAACCGGGTACCTCAGGTCATCCATGAGGCCAGCTGCCACAGCAGCCACTCCTGCAGGGGGCTGGACAGTGCTTTTGGTCTTGAGACCATCCCTGTATCCCTGAGGATGCCTGTCCTCAGGAAGAACCCCAGCTGCTTCGCCTCAGCCAGCTACTCACTGGAGTTTGAGCTCATCACCATAGCGTGTATATGTGCCATCTCCAGGCATAGCTGA